The Halomonas elongata DSM 2581 DNA segment AGAGCGGATCACGTAGCACGAACATCTCCTCGAGCACCTGACGGCGATCGTCACGTTGCAGTAACGGACGGTTGCGATCCTTGGCCGTGCGCCGCAATTGCTGGTTCACGGTGGTATAGAGATAGATGACGGTGCCGCTTTCGCGCAGGACCCGACGATTTTCCTCGCGCAGCACGGCCCCGCCACCGGTCGCGATGACCACCTGCTCACGCTCGGCCAGCTCCCGGATCATCTGGGATTCGCGGTCACGAAAACCCGCCTCGCCCTCCACATCGAAGATCCAGGGGATATCGGCGCCGC contains these protein-coding regions:
- the aroK gene encoding shikimate kinase AroK — its product is MPALPNLILVGPMGAGKSTIGRLLATDLSREFLDSDHEIQARCGADIPWIFDVEGEAGFRDRESQMIRELAEREQVVIATGGGAVLREENRRVLRESGTVIYLYTTVNQQLRRTAKDRNRPLLQRDDRRQVLEEMFVLRDPLYRATSDIIVRTDRRGPRAVASDILRRVERLVDPLQCKA